The nucleotide window TTTGCCAGGGCTCGGATAATCAAGTGGTTGTTAACAGTTCTAAGGCTAACAATCTCCTAACTATAATGCCTTTTGCTACACCAAACATTATATATGAAACAATAGAACTCAAAGACGAGAATTTAGAAATAAGGAAACCTAAATATGTAATTGAACAAATTTTAGAGAACCAATTCTCATTCTACTATAACAATTTAAAATTAAAAGAGGTCGATGCAAGCGATGTTTTGGTTGATATGAAAAGTAAAATACAGAATATAGTAGATGAAAAATTCATTGAAAGAGTTAAAAATGTTTTTGACTAACTTTAAAGCATAACAGTAACAGATTCAAATTCTTATGAAAACTAAATTCTTTTTTTGTGTATCGGTTTTATTAACCTTTCTTGGTTGTACTAAAGAATATAACTTTTATGAGGAGGGGTCGGCAGGAGACAACCCTTCTCAAGCAAAATATGTCTTTGTTAATGAAGAATATTCTATTCAACCAAACACAGATGTTTCTTCCGCACTTCAGCAAGCAGTGGATGAATCAGATGGAGCTATTTTGGTTATAGATGCAGGTACTTATTATTTAGATTGCCCAATAGTATATACTCCGAAGATGAACATGGTAGCAAACACAAATATCTCAAATATTCTAAACCCTACAGGACTAAAAATACAAGGGGATGGGATAAATAGTACGATTTTTATTAATAGAAGTAACGATTATGCTTTTCAGTTATTAGGGGTAACAAATGATAACAATGACTTGGTCTTCAATAAATTTCAAACTAACGGGTTTTTTAATGATTTTTCAATTTATAGCCCAAGTTTACCGTCTGAAAATGGGAATGATATGGAGTGTAACCCTGATATTGAACCACCTAAAGGAGGCGTACTTATGTTTGGATGCAAAGCGTTTAGTTTCAATAATTTTAGTGTAGCTGGTTTTGAAAACAATAAATTCTCTGAACATGGAATTTACATCCCTTTATTATCTTCTTTAACAACTGACTACCCATTTGAAACGTCTTATTTGAACGATTTTGAGGATTATGTAACGCATAATGCTAATATTAGCGGAGGTTTTCAAGTTATAGATATTAATCTTATTTACGACAATCCTGATTTTTATGCCTCTACTTCCACAATTTTAAACAATGTAGAAATAAATAATTGTAATGGATTTGCATTAAACGGGGAAAATGGAGTAGGGTTTAACTTTAGCTCAATTAATCTCAAAATTTATGGATGTGAAGATGGGGGAATATACACAGAGGGTCATTCATCAACGATTGAAGGAGGCTTTATTTTGGGCTGTGGTTTTAATGGCACAACTACGTCTGCAGGTATAATTATTGATAGGCGAGGTGCAAATCCAAACGGGTTTTCAGTAAGGGATGTTGAATTTGATGGTAATAATAACTATCACATTTGGCTAAAGTCGTCTATAAATGCTGAGATAACATTAAACAGATTCGTAAATAATCAGAGTATAAAAAGCAGCTGTAAAATTGGTGGTGCTCACAATAATTATGGTTTTATTTCAGGGATTAATCTCAATAACAATTTTTTTAGATACTCTGAACAAATCTTACCTAACTACCAAAATGCAATTGAATTAAATAATTATATTAAATATTCAATTTTTAGAGATAATACTCTAGATACAGGTGCGGCTTCAAACAGCGCGAACAACTCTAACTTTTATGAAATAAAACCAGGTTTTTCTCAAGGCAACAATTTAGTTATTCATAATGGAATAACTCTAGTTGACAATAACAATTCACCTTTTTTTATTGTCGATAATCGTTCAGCATCAAATTTAACTATACAAACAGGGAGTAACCGAGAAAAAGTAAATTGGACTGACATTATTCAAGATAGTGCTAATTCATTTAATTTAGATTCGGATAGTTATCTAACAACATCTGTTGGTTACCACACTTTCAATTTAACATTAGGTATAGATGATTTAGGCGTGGGGAAGACTATAAAAGTTGACTTTGGATATGAAGAAAATGGGTCTTTTGTGCCATTAAACTCTCAATTTCACACATCAAACACTAATGGATATAATACAGTTACATTTTTAGCAAATGTTTATTTAAGTAGTCCAAAAAACATAGAGGTAAGAATAACAAATAATTCAGGTGACGACTTTGATTTATTATCTGGCCCAAATGTCACTAATTTTTCAGGAAATTTAAACTAATGAAAAAAATTGTAACATTAGTTGTTGGGTTAATACCTGTTGGACTTCTGAGAAAAGTACTTTTAAACATACTTGGGCACAAAATCTCTTATAATTCCAAATTTGGAATTAACATTCTCTGGGTAAAACATATTTCTTTAGAAGAAGACAGCAGTATTGGACATTTTAACTTTATAGCAAATAAGTTGGTTCGTCTAGAAAAAAAAGCTTTTATAAAAAATTTCAATTACTTTAGAGGACCCTTTGATGTTTACATAGGGAATGAATCGGGTATTTCTAATAATAATAAGTTTAGGAGAGCAAAGTATCCAATTTCGGTTGGCGATTCTTCGCTGCAATTAGGAAAAAATTCATTTATAGTATCTGGACATTTTGTTGATTTAACAAGAGCAGTGAGCTTTGGGGATAATTCAATTTTAGCAGGAATAAGAAGTCAAATTTGGACACATGGTTACTATCATGCAAATGATGGTTCCGATAGGGTTAGAATAGATGGCGATGTTGTAATTGGCAATAATGTCTATATAGGTTCTAGCTGTATATTTAACCCAGGTATTAAAGTATTGGATGCCATACATATAGGAGCAGGTAGCGTAATATCTAAAAACCTTGAAGAATCTGGCATGTATGTTGGTCAAGGGCTTAGATTTGTTAGTAAAAATATTGACGATATAAAATCTAAGCTACATAAAGTGGAAGACGAAAACTTAGTAGAAGACGTATATTATAAATGAAAGCCAAAAATGAGAAGATAAAAAAAGAAAGTTCTAAGATAGAATGGGTTTACAGGGCTAAGGGTCTTGGAATTTTATTAGTAGTTGCTGGTCATATACTAAGGGGATTAAATAACGCAAACTTATTCTCTGGTTCAGTTTTTACCAATATTGATTATGTGCTTTATACATTTCATATGCCTTTGTTTTTCTTTTTATCAGGAATTTTTTTCTTAAGAAGTCTAAAAAAAAGAGGTTTAAAGTCCTTTTTGTTAAATAAAGTTAATCTTCTATTGTATTTGTACATTATATGGTCTATTATTCAATTAATAGTTCAGGTTTTATTAAATAAATATATAAATGGACATGCTGATTTTAAGGATTTTTTGGAAATTTTATATTTACCAAAAGGCCAGATGTGGTTTCTCTATGTTTTATTATTAATTTTTATTATAAACGCTTTTATTTTCTCGAAGTTTTCTGAGGGGTATAAAAATTTTATACTTACAATATCAATTATAGTGGGTATTTATCTTAGAGTTATTACTATAGAAGATTATTATGTAATTGATAAGTTGTCAGCTAACTTTTTGTTTTTTCAATTAGGCATTATGTGGTCAATGCTTAGTTTTAAATCATCATTAAATAGCGTTAATTATTTTTTTGCCGCTATAGCAATGGTCTTGGTCTTTACGGCTGTTACTTATTTTAATATTAATAATAATAGATTAGATTATGATAATCAAATAATAGCTGCAATTGTAGGGATTTTATTAATCAGTCTAATTTCTCAGGTTATAAAACTAAAAACTCTGTATAGCTTAGGTAAATTTTCTTTACAAATATATTTAGCCCATATTCTATTTGCTTCAGGGGCAAGAATTTTTCTTCATAAGTTCTTAAATGTTACCGATATATATTTGCATATTATTGCAGGAATAACTTTTGGGGTTTTTGGACCATTGGTATTGGTTAGAATTAGTGAAAAGTATAAAATATTTAAATTTCTGTTTGAAAATAAAATAAAAAAAATCAATGTCACTGATTAAACCAGCATACTTGTTGATTACCTCATTTATTATATGGCTTATTGCTTACTTGTCAATACCAGCTACATATATAAATTTAGGTGAGTCGTTGTGGTTTCCAATACTAACATTAACTTTTTTTAACCTGTTATTTGTTTTAGGCTTAAATACTGTAAACGGAGTACCTAAAAAGCATCCTCAAATATCTATTCAAAAAAAACAGATTATCATACTTTTATTGTTTGGGATTGGTGTTTTAGGGGCTACTTTAAGAGTTTTTCAAAGGGTATTTATACAAGAAATATATTTCGCCGAAGATTTAGTAAAAACCAGAATGGATTTGATGGCAAATGAAGGAAATTCTGGTTTAATTGGTGTGATTTCTGCCGTGGCCTATCCGTTTACCACAGTTACCCTAATGCTAGCTATACTATGGATTAAGAGCATAAGAAAGAGTTTTTTTATAGTAATATTCTTAATTGGTCTTTATCCGATTTATGATTCTTTTTTAACAGAAAGTCGTCTGTTAATTGTATTTGTATTAGGTATGCTAGTTGTTACGGTATTGGCTTCAAAAATTAGTTTTTTTAAATCATTTACCACCTTTAACTTTCATAAGCTACCCCTTTTTAGGATACCAACGATATTAAGACGAAAAAGGGTATTTATACCGTTAATAATTATTTCGGTGGGTTTTGTGATTTTTAGTCAAAAAGTAATAAATAACAGGTTGGCTGCTTTTGGATATAAAGATACTCTTACAATTTGGGAGTATTATCACGAGACAAAAATTGATAAAGATTTTAAACAAGAAGTTAAAAGAGAAAACTCTATTGTACAAAAAAACAAACAAATAGGGATGTATAGTTTAAAGCACTATTTTTCACACAGTGTTTTTGAGTACGTAAGGCTTGTAAACCATTTAGAGAGTTCTTATGGTTATTATTATGGGCTTTTTGAGTTTTATACTTTTATAAAGTTTGCAAAAATTATAGGTTTTGACATTCCTTCTTTTTCTGAATTAAATGAAGTTTCATACAAACCTGCAGTTTATACTACTTTTTGGGGGCCGTTTTTTATAGATTTTGGTGTTTTTGGTTTTATCATAAGTTTCATTTTAGGACGCTTCACTAAGCGCATGTATTTAAAAGCTAGAGAAGGCTCAGAGTCTGCGATACTAATTTATGCATTTATTGCGGTAATAATTTTAGCTTCTTTCTTTGTTAACTTAGCAATGGGTGGAAACCTGTATTTTCTTAACGCTATATTTATAAGCATACTATTTATAAAGTTCTGGCCAAACAAAACAGTTATTACAGTGTAAATGAGTTTAAGAATAATTTACTTAAGTATCGTACTTCTTCTTATAGGTTGTCGTAAGAATTCACATACTACTCCCAAAGAACGTACTTTAAGAGAGATGAGTGATCAATGCTGTGTAAAAGACTCTACATTTATAAAAGGCGACGTTAGGCGTTATGGTATTTATCCTAAACGTTCTTTTACCAACAATCAATGGAGTGAAGTGGTTAAGCTGGCCGATAGAGGTATGCCTATAACATTTAATAAAGGCATGTACTATGGCAATATTATCCTTAAAGGGGTTGATAGTATTACCATATACTTTGATGATGCTACAATAGCTGGAGGAATCCAAATAATAAACAATGGAGATGTAGCGTCCAATAGCATAACCCTATCTGGTAAACTAACCGTCTTAGACAAAGTGTTTATACGCCAATCTAGTAACATAAAATTTGACGAACTCAATATTATTTCAGATACATTAAACAACATTTATAAAAAGAAAAATAGAGGGTTAAGTATCTATGCTGGTTCAAAAAAAATAAATATAGATACTCTAAGAATCATGGATACAGGTGGCACTGATGATGACTTTTACACCTATAGTGCTGCAGCGATGCAGGTGCATGGTTATAATAATAACCCAGAAATGATTACTGTAAACTATTTAAAAATTAAAAATGCAGCCAGGAGTGCGCTTTATCTAACAGGTAACAATCACAAAATAGAAAAAGTTGAGATTAACAACTTTGGATATGGATCTAATAATAATATGTTTGGACTGGAAGACGCTAAGCCAGAAGCTCAAAAAGTATTCTCTGGAGCTTGGTTTAACAAGTGCAACGATTGTACCATAGATACGTTAATGATTAATGCAAAGAAAGGTAACAAAACTTACAGTGCAAGATTTGACCTTGGCGTATATTCTAAACCATGCATAATAAATACTATTAAGTTTAACAGTATTGCTAAACAGATGCCAATAGAAGATGATGTGCTTACCAACGTACTTGTAAAAAGGGTCTTAAAGGATGATTAAACATAGAGACAGTATAATATACAGCTTGTATGGGATCATTTGTTTGGCCTTTATATTGTCTTATGCTATTACAAATATTGCTTCAGTTTTATTGCTGGCCATGTTCTTTATAGATAATAAAAGTGAATTGGTCGATAAGTTTAAATACATCAAAACGAATAAAATTATAGGGCTATATATTGCTTTTTTTGTTATACAACTAGTTGGTTTAATCTACACCTCTAACCTTAATGAAGGTCTAAGAAGGATAACTGTTATGCTTCCGCTGCTGTTTTTGCCAATGGTAGTAATTTCAGAACGCAAAAATGATTCCTGTTTTGCTAGATTAATGAGTGTTCTTCAGTTTGCAATACCCATAATTTTTGTTGTGCTAATTTTTTTTCACGTCTTTTACGATGATAGAGTAATAAGCACTTTTGTTCATTTTACCATTGAAGAAAAATTAGGAATAAGTCAATTCTATTTAGTTTTTATACTCATATTACCCTTGTACGTTT belongs to Winogradskyella sp. J14-2 and includes:
- a CDS encoding acyltransferase is translated as MKKIVTLVVGLIPVGLLRKVLLNILGHKISYNSKFGINILWVKHISLEEDSSIGHFNFIANKLVRLEKKAFIKNFNYFRGPFDVYIGNESGISNNNKFRRAKYPISVGDSSLQLGKNSFIVSGHFVDLTRAVSFGDNSILAGIRSQIWTHGYYHANDGSDRVRIDGDVVIGNNVYIGSSCIFNPGIKVLDAIHIGAGSVISKNLEESGMYVGQGLRFVSKNIDDIKSKLHKVEDENLVEDVYYK
- a CDS encoding acyltransferase family protein, which produces MKAKNEKIKKESSKIEWVYRAKGLGILLVVAGHILRGLNNANLFSGSVFTNIDYVLYTFHMPLFFFLSGIFFLRSLKKRGLKSFLLNKVNLLLYLYIIWSIIQLIVQVLLNKYINGHADFKDFLEILYLPKGQMWFLYVLLLIFIINAFIFSKFSEGYKNFILTISIIVGIYLRVITIEDYYVIDKLSANFLFFQLGIMWSMLSFKSSLNSVNYFFAAIAMVLVFTAVTYFNINNNRLDYDNQIIAAIVGILLISLISQVIKLKTLYSLGKFSLQIYLAHILFASGARIFLHKFLNVTDIYLHIIAGITFGVFGPLVLVRISEKYKIFKFLFENKIKKINVTD